The genomic DNA GTTGCTGGGCGAGCGCGGGGGCGGCGAGGGTGGTGCAGGCGAGGAGCAAGGGGAGGATGCGCATCGAGGTCTCCGGAACAATTGTGCGGTATGAAGCGCGGTTCCGGGTGGGTGGCAAGTCCGCCGACGAGGGAAGTTAGGCGCGCGTTGCGGTGACCAGATGGTTCAGCGCCAGCGATGACGACAGCGCAAAGCCAGTGGTAGGCGAGAAGGTGATCCCGCGCGTGTCGCGCACCGTGAGGCCGGCGTTCGTCAGCATCGTTGCGAGTTCGTCGGGGGTGATGAAGCGGTTCCAATCGTGCGTGCCGCGCGGGATGCGGCCGGTGCCTTCGGCGAGCGTGATCATCGCCAGCCGCGAAACCGGAGTGCGGTTCGGGGTGGAAAGGATCAGCAGGCCGCCATCGGCGAGCGCACCGGCCAGGCCAGTGACGAACGCGACGGGGTTGGCGACGTGCTCGATCACTTCGAGGCAGGTGACGAGATCGAATGTTTCGCCGGCGACCGCTTCGATCCCGCCGGCCCGATAATCGATCACGAGGCCGCCGGCAGCCGCATGGTCGCGGGCGACGGCGATGTTTTCGGCGGCGGCGTCGATCGCGGTGACGCTCGCGCCGAGCCGCTTCAGCGGTTCGGCGAGGAGGCCAGCGCCGCAGCCGACGTCGAGCGCGCGTTTGCCGGCCAGCGGGGTGAA from Sphingomonas radiodurans includes the following:
- the ubiG gene encoding bifunctional 2-polyprenyl-6-hydroxyphenol methylase/3-demethylubiquinol 3-O-methyltransferase UbiG; the encoded protein is MSDATVTTDTAHPSIVAREAAHFGTMAKDWWDPCGSSAMLHRLNPVRLRYIREQTDRHWGVDPASFTPLAGKRALDVGCGAGLLAEPLKRLGASVTAIDAAAENIAVARDHAAAGGLVIDYRAGGIEAVAGETFDLVTCLEVIEHVANPVAFVTGLAGALADGGLLILSTPNRTPVSRLAMITLAEGTGRIPRGTHDWNRFITPDELATMLTNAGLTVRDTRGITFSPTTGFALSSSLALNHLVTATRA